The Scophthalmus maximus strain ysfricsl-2021 chromosome 7, ASM2237912v1, whole genome shotgun sequence genome includes a window with the following:
- the snapc5 gene encoding snRNA-activating protein complex subunit 5 — translation MHSRLQELKKEEETLLKIKVMLQDQLNRLKFEEGALKSIINAQTEEGASQRLSPETEVQVNLDDESEINQTKLLLNAAVDYDMEEEEDEEDEEEEEDEEDYENELGLVPEEDEDEDDY, via the exons ATGCACAGCCGTctgcaggagctgaagaaggaagaggagactcTCCTCAAAATCAAAGTGATGTTGCAAGACCAACTGAACAGActgaaa tttgaagAAGGGGCCTTGAAATCCATCATCAATGCTCAGACAGAAGAAGGAGCCTCTCAGCGCCTATCCCCGGAAACTGAG gTTCAAGTTAACCTTGATGATGAGAGCGAGATCAATCAAACCAAGCTGCTACTGAATGCCGCTGTAGATTatgacatggaggaggaggaagatgaagaagatgaggaggaggaagaagatgaagaagattaTGAAAATGAGCTTGGACTTGTGcctgaggaggatgaggatgaagatgattaCTGA
- the lctlb gene encoding lactase-like b isoform X3 — translation MLPRCAYGVCHVFVLVLCLSAAEDFDWTKNDHGSFYYGTFPAGFSWGAGSSAYQTEGAWDKDGKGLSIWDVFSHKKGKIQLNDTGDSSCEGYYRVKDDVSLMKELKLNHYRFSISWPRLIPTGIKSDHVNEKGIQYYGDLIDHLLENKITPIVTLYHWDLPQVLQEKYGGWQNISMVNHFNEFANLCFERFGNRVKYWITFNNPWSVAVEGYETGEHAPGLKMRGTGAYKAAHHIIKAHAKVWHTYDTQWRGKQKGLVGISLSGDWGEPVDISNQKDIEAAERYVQFYLGWFATPIFHGDYPQVMKDFIGRKSVQQGLGTSRLPTFSPQEKSYIKGTCDFLGIGHFTTRYITQKNYPSGRSSSSYFTDRDLAELVDPRWPDPGSEWLYSVPWGFRRLLNFVKTQYGNPVIYVTENGVSEKMLCTELCDDWRIQYYKDYTNEMLKAIKDGVNVKGYTAWSLLDKFEWDEGYSERFGLYYVDFRNKNKPRYPKASVQFYKRIISSNGFPNQREVENWRRKAVETCSSSNHLLAAARRKSKEHAEMPKVWPVHDEV, via the exons ATGCTGCCCCGCTGTGCATACGGTGTGtgccatgtgtttgtgttggtgctGTGTCTGTCTGCGGCTGAGGACTTCGACTGGACAAAGAACGACCACGGCTCCTTCTATTATGGCACTTTTCCAGCTG GATTTTCGTGGGGTGCCGGCAGTTCAGCCTATCAAACAGAAGGAGCCTGGGACAAAGATGGAAAAGGATTGAGCATCTGGGATGTGTTCAGTCATAAGAAAGGCAAAATCCAACTCAATGACACTGGGGATTCCTCCTGTGAGGGCTACTACAGAGTCAAG GATGATGTTTCTTTGATGAAGGAGCTGAAACTAAACCACTATCGCTTCTCCATCTCCTGGCCTAGACTCATCCCTACTGGCATAAAGT CTGACCATGTGAATGAAAAAGGAATACAGTACTATGGCGACCTGATTGACCAtctgctggaaaacaaaatcactcCCATTGTCACTCTATATCACTGGGATCTTCCCCAG GTCTTACAAGAAAAATATGGTGGATGGCAGAATATAAGCATGGTCAACCATTTCAATGAATTTGCTAACCTGTGCTTTGAAAGATTTGGTAACCGAGTCAAGTATTGGATCACGTTCAACAATCCATGG TCAGTAGCAGTTGAAGGCTATGAGACCGGTGAGCATGCTCCTGGACTGAAGATGAGAGGCACAGGTGCATACAAAGCTGCCCACCACATAATCAAG GCACATGCTAAAGTTTGGCACACCTATGATACACAatggaggggaaaacaaaaag GCCTGGTCGGTATCTCTCTGTCTGGGGATTGGGGAGAGCCAGTGGACATCAGCAACCAGAAAGACATCGAAGCAGCTGAGAGATATGTCCAGTTCTACCTGGGCTGGTTTGCCACACCCATCTTTCACGGCGACTACCCTCAAGTAATGAAAGACTTCATCG GAAGGAAGAGTGTCCAGCAGGGCCTCGGCACGTCTCGACTGCCCACATTTTCCCCCCAGGAGAAAAGCTACATCAAGGGGACCTGTGACTTCCTCGGCATCGGCCATTTCACCACCCGCTACATCACCCAGAAGAACTACCCGTCAGGCCGCAGTAGCAGCAGCTACTTCACCGACCGTGACCTTGCTGAGCTGGTTGATCCTCGATGGCCTGACCCCGGCTCAGAATGGCTCTACTCTGTGCCCTGGGGTTTCAGACGTCTGCTCAATTTTGTCAAG ACTCAGTATGGAAACCCAGTGATTTATGTGACAGAGAATGGAGTCTCTGAGAAGATGCTGTGCACAGAGCTGTGTGATGACTGGAGGATACAGTATTATAAAGACTACACCAACGAGATGCTAAAAG CTATCAAAGATGGGGTCAATGTGAAGGGCTACACCGCATGGTCCCTGCTGGACAAGTTTGAATGGGATGAGGGCTACTCCGAGAGGTTTGGCTTGTACTATGTGGACTTCAGGAATAAAAACAAGCCTCGCTATCCCAAAGCTTCTGTCCAGTTTTACAAGCGCATCATCAGCTCCAATGGATTTCCCAaccagagagag GTTGAGAactggaggaggaaggcagTTGAGACATGTTCTTCTAGCAACCACCTCCTAGCGGCAG CTAGAAGAAAATCCAAGGAACATGCAGAAATGCCAAAGGTTTGGCCAGTGCATGATGAAGTTTAG
- the lctlb gene encoding lactase-like b isoform X1 → MLPRCAYGVCHVFVLVLCLSAAEDFDWTKNDHGSFYYGTFPAGFSWGAGSSAYQTEGAWDKDGKGLSIWDVFSHKKGKIQLNDTGDSSCEGYYRVKDDVSLMKELKLNHYRFSISWPRLIPTGIKSDHVNEKGIQYYGDLIDHLLENKITPIVTLYHWDLPQVLQEKYGGWQNISMVNHFNEFANLCFERFGNRVKYWITFNNPWSVAVEGYETGEHAPGLKMRGTGAYKAAHHIIKAHAKVWHTYDTQWRGKQKGLVGISLSGDWGEPVDISNQKDIEAAERYVQFYLGWFATPIFHGDYPQVMKDFIGRKSVQQGLGTSRLPTFSPQEKSYIKGTCDFLGIGHFTTRYITQKNYPSGRSSSSYFTDRDLAELVDPRWPDPGSEWLYSVPWGFRRLLNFVKTQYGNPVIYVTENGVSEKMLCTELCDDWRIQYYKDYTNEMLKAIKDGVNVKGYTAWSLLDKFEWDEGYSERFGLYYVDFRNKNKPRYPKASVQFYKRIISSNGFPNQREVENWRRKAVETCSSSNHLLAAEEQRSSAANILRLIHDPLTSHMEMVTEIVVPTVCTLSILLSAIFLMFLLRRRN, encoded by the exons ATGCTGCCCCGCTGTGCATACGGTGTGtgccatgtgtttgtgttggtgctGTGTCTGTCTGCGGCTGAGGACTTCGACTGGACAAAGAACGACCACGGCTCCTTCTATTATGGCACTTTTCCAGCTG GATTTTCGTGGGGTGCCGGCAGTTCAGCCTATCAAACAGAAGGAGCCTGGGACAAAGATGGAAAAGGATTGAGCATCTGGGATGTGTTCAGTCATAAGAAAGGCAAAATCCAACTCAATGACACTGGGGATTCCTCCTGTGAGGGCTACTACAGAGTCAAG GATGATGTTTCTTTGATGAAGGAGCTGAAACTAAACCACTATCGCTTCTCCATCTCCTGGCCTAGACTCATCCCTACTGGCATAAAGT CTGACCATGTGAATGAAAAAGGAATACAGTACTATGGCGACCTGATTGACCAtctgctggaaaacaaaatcactcCCATTGTCACTCTATATCACTGGGATCTTCCCCAG GTCTTACAAGAAAAATATGGTGGATGGCAGAATATAAGCATGGTCAACCATTTCAATGAATTTGCTAACCTGTGCTTTGAAAGATTTGGTAACCGAGTCAAGTATTGGATCACGTTCAACAATCCATGG TCAGTAGCAGTTGAAGGCTATGAGACCGGTGAGCATGCTCCTGGACTGAAGATGAGAGGCACAGGTGCATACAAAGCTGCCCACCACATAATCAAG GCACATGCTAAAGTTTGGCACACCTATGATACACAatggaggggaaaacaaaaag GCCTGGTCGGTATCTCTCTGTCTGGGGATTGGGGAGAGCCAGTGGACATCAGCAACCAGAAAGACATCGAAGCAGCTGAGAGATATGTCCAGTTCTACCTGGGCTGGTTTGCCACACCCATCTTTCACGGCGACTACCCTCAAGTAATGAAAGACTTCATCG GAAGGAAGAGTGTCCAGCAGGGCCTCGGCACGTCTCGACTGCCCACATTTTCCCCCCAGGAGAAAAGCTACATCAAGGGGACCTGTGACTTCCTCGGCATCGGCCATTTCACCACCCGCTACATCACCCAGAAGAACTACCCGTCAGGCCGCAGTAGCAGCAGCTACTTCACCGACCGTGACCTTGCTGAGCTGGTTGATCCTCGATGGCCTGACCCCGGCTCAGAATGGCTCTACTCTGTGCCCTGGGGTTTCAGACGTCTGCTCAATTTTGTCAAG ACTCAGTATGGAAACCCAGTGATTTATGTGACAGAGAATGGAGTCTCTGAGAAGATGCTGTGCACAGAGCTGTGTGATGACTGGAGGATACAGTATTATAAAGACTACACCAACGAGATGCTAAAAG CTATCAAAGATGGGGTCAATGTGAAGGGCTACACCGCATGGTCCCTGCTGGACAAGTTTGAATGGGATGAGGGCTACTCCGAGAGGTTTGGCTTGTACTATGTGGACTTCAGGAATAAAAACAAGCCTCGCTATCCCAAAGCTTCTGTCCAGTTTTACAAGCGCATCATCAGCTCCAATGGATTTCCCAaccagagagag GTTGAGAactggaggaggaaggcagTTGAGACATGTTCTTCTAGCAACCACCTCCTAGCGGCAG agGAACAGCGGAGTTCTGCTGCCAATATACTAAGACTTATACATG ACCCTTTGACCAGCCACATGGAGATGGTAACTGAGATTGTTGTTCCCACCGTGTGCACACTCTCTATTTTGCTCAGTGCCATCTTCCTCATGTTCCTGCTGCGGAGGCGGAACTAG
- the lctlb gene encoding lactase-like b isoform X2 gives MLPRCAYGVCHVFVLVLCLSAAEDFDWTKNDHGSFYYGTFPAGFSWGAGSSAYQTEGAWDKDGKGLSIWDVFSHKKGKIQLNDTGDSSCEGYYRVKDDVSLMKELKLNHYRFSISWPRLIPTGIKSDHVNEKGIQYYGDLIDHLLENKITPIVTLYHWDLPQVLQEKYGGWQNISMVNHFNEFANLCFERFGNRVKYWITFNNPWSVAVEGYETGEHAPGLKMRGTGAYKAAHHIIKAHAKVWHTYDTQWRGKQKGLVGISLSGDWGEPVDISNQKDIEAAERYVQFYLGWFATPIFHGDYPQVMKDFIGRKSVQQGLGTSRLPTFSPQEKSYIKGTCDFLGIGHFTTRYITQKNYPSGRSSSSYFTDRDLAELVDPRWPDPGSEWLYSVPWGFRRLLNFVKTQYGNPVIYVTENGVSEKMLCTELCDDWRIQYYKDYTNEMLKAIKDGVNVKGYTAWSLLDKFEWDEGYSERFGLYYVDFRNKNKPRYPKASVQFYKRIISSNGFPNQREVENWRRKAVETCSSSNHLLAADPLTSHMEMVTEIVVPTVCTLSILLSAIFLMFLLRRRN, from the exons ATGCTGCCCCGCTGTGCATACGGTGTGtgccatgtgtttgtgttggtgctGTGTCTGTCTGCGGCTGAGGACTTCGACTGGACAAAGAACGACCACGGCTCCTTCTATTATGGCACTTTTCCAGCTG GATTTTCGTGGGGTGCCGGCAGTTCAGCCTATCAAACAGAAGGAGCCTGGGACAAAGATGGAAAAGGATTGAGCATCTGGGATGTGTTCAGTCATAAGAAAGGCAAAATCCAACTCAATGACACTGGGGATTCCTCCTGTGAGGGCTACTACAGAGTCAAG GATGATGTTTCTTTGATGAAGGAGCTGAAACTAAACCACTATCGCTTCTCCATCTCCTGGCCTAGACTCATCCCTACTGGCATAAAGT CTGACCATGTGAATGAAAAAGGAATACAGTACTATGGCGACCTGATTGACCAtctgctggaaaacaaaatcactcCCATTGTCACTCTATATCACTGGGATCTTCCCCAG GTCTTACAAGAAAAATATGGTGGATGGCAGAATATAAGCATGGTCAACCATTTCAATGAATTTGCTAACCTGTGCTTTGAAAGATTTGGTAACCGAGTCAAGTATTGGATCACGTTCAACAATCCATGG TCAGTAGCAGTTGAAGGCTATGAGACCGGTGAGCATGCTCCTGGACTGAAGATGAGAGGCACAGGTGCATACAAAGCTGCCCACCACATAATCAAG GCACATGCTAAAGTTTGGCACACCTATGATACACAatggaggggaaaacaaaaag GCCTGGTCGGTATCTCTCTGTCTGGGGATTGGGGAGAGCCAGTGGACATCAGCAACCAGAAAGACATCGAAGCAGCTGAGAGATATGTCCAGTTCTACCTGGGCTGGTTTGCCACACCCATCTTTCACGGCGACTACCCTCAAGTAATGAAAGACTTCATCG GAAGGAAGAGTGTCCAGCAGGGCCTCGGCACGTCTCGACTGCCCACATTTTCCCCCCAGGAGAAAAGCTACATCAAGGGGACCTGTGACTTCCTCGGCATCGGCCATTTCACCACCCGCTACATCACCCAGAAGAACTACCCGTCAGGCCGCAGTAGCAGCAGCTACTTCACCGACCGTGACCTTGCTGAGCTGGTTGATCCTCGATGGCCTGACCCCGGCTCAGAATGGCTCTACTCTGTGCCCTGGGGTTTCAGACGTCTGCTCAATTTTGTCAAG ACTCAGTATGGAAACCCAGTGATTTATGTGACAGAGAATGGAGTCTCTGAGAAGATGCTGTGCACAGAGCTGTGTGATGACTGGAGGATACAGTATTATAAAGACTACACCAACGAGATGCTAAAAG CTATCAAAGATGGGGTCAATGTGAAGGGCTACACCGCATGGTCCCTGCTGGACAAGTTTGAATGGGATGAGGGCTACTCCGAGAGGTTTGGCTTGTACTATGTGGACTTCAGGAATAAAAACAAGCCTCGCTATCCCAAAGCTTCTGTCCAGTTTTACAAGCGCATCATCAGCTCCAATGGATTTCCCAaccagagagag GTTGAGAactggaggaggaaggcagTTGAGACATGTTCTTCTAGCAACCACCTCCTAGCGGCAG ACCCTTTGACCAGCCACATGGAGATGGTAACTGAGATTGTTGTTCCCACCGTGTGCACACTCTCTATTTTGCTCAGTGCCATCTTCCTCATGTTCCTGCTGCGGAGGCGGAACTAG